A portion of the Neochlamydia sp. AcF84 genome contains these proteins:
- a CDS encoding DUF378 domain-containing protein, translated as MKTLDIVTAILLAVGGLNWGLVGLFDFNLVEFVFGQFPAIAKLIYALVGGAAVYQLFQWKTLKSCCR; from the coding sequence ATGAAAACATTAGACATTGTTACAGCAATTTTACTAGCAGTTGGAGGTCTTAATTGGGGTTTAGTAGGGTTATTCGACTTTAATTTGGTTGAGTTTGTCTTTGGTCAATTCCCTGCAATAGCAAAATTAATTTATGCCCTTGTGGGAGGAGCTGCTGTCTATCAGCTTTTCCAATGGAAAACGCTCAAAAGTTGTTGTAGATAG